The Styela clava chromosome 11, kaStyClav1.hap1.2, whole genome shotgun sequence genome includes the window CTGATCACTAGGCTTGCTCACTTTTCTGGataagttttgaatttttttctgtgaTGATAATCGATTTTCTCTTGCCTTTTGCAAGTCTTGCCACATTTTTTGCTGACTTGAAGACTCAGTGTTCttcttttttgttgttttcccCTCTTTCTTCACAGGTGGAAGTTTTGAAACTTTTTCCATTCTAGTCGAGGATTCTGCAAAACTCGGAATCGTAATCGGTGCTTCTTCAACACTATTTCGCCGATTTGTCTTCAATTCCGAATCCGCGCCTTTCAACGAATCGATTTGTTTATGAAAACTCACTGTCtctgtaatattattattatcctGAACATCATTCATACTTTCTTTGTGAAATACAGAATCAAGAATAGAAATTGGTTCCAAATCTCTACTTCTGGATTTTTGAGCAAAATTTGTCCGAGAAGAGGACTTTTTCACTCTTGGAATCGTTGGAGTAATCCTTGCTTCAGAGCGGTTGTTATCTTTGTGTCCTAGATTCTCTAAACTCGTCTGGGAAGAAATAATGGAATCTATTCGGCGAGGTTTACGTACTTCTGGTTCCATAGAAAGTTCGGCCTTCTGTAATCTTTTTCCACGTGTGTTCATAAAATCTACTTTACTTTGTGTAGCTGCAGGTATGCCTTGTACTTTATCGTGACCATAATTTTTCCGAGATTTTGAAGATTTGTATTCAGCGTTGTTATGATGAACTAAGATATcggaatttttgttttgattgccTTTTGAAATTCTTTGTTGTTTTGTCTTTTTTCTGTCTATTTTATCCACTTGTTGCTTTTCATTCAGTTTTGAAGGCTGTGGTTGAATTATGGGACATTTTTCATTTTCGTTATTAGAGTCGCCCGTTTCCTTTCTATATTCTTTTCTATTCGATATAGAACTTGAAATTTCTCTTTTGAAATCTGAATGTTGTTCCAGAGATGGAAATTGCGTCGATGGAAGTGTTAAATGATTATACGTACTAGGTTGAGATGGCAGGATGAAAAGTTCTGGCAAGATGTTCCCAGGACTGATGAAATTTTTAGCTTTCAAATTATCTTCTTGTTTCTCTCGTACCAGTGCTAAACAACGACCAACGtgttttaaaaatacataattagATGGAAAGAGTTGATCTCCGATTTGTTCCGAAATGTCTTTTCTTAAAGATAAAATAGTATTATCCGGATGTACTCTTATAAAGCCAACAGAAAAAGTTTCTGCAATAACTGTTTGACTCGCATAGTTCAGTCTCTGTATCCAATGCTCTGGAGGTACGATTGAAACGTGCAGATCGATTAATTCATCCGATGATGGTCTCTTTATTTCGAAATATTCATTCATGTTTATTCTATAATCCGTTTCCAATCTTTTAATCAAGGGATGCCTAAAACAGATATGTACCGCTGCCCTAACCTAAAGCGTAGTGATATAGTAGCTAAAACATTTGAAGAAAAAGAATTCTCCTATAAATGCattattttgtcataatgtGTGTATAAGCGAGACGCTGATGTCTATCTATCTAACTATTCTAACGTAATAAAAGAAATCatatgtttatttatatatcaGCGGATTCATCCCAGCCACTTATATATATGAGACTTCACCTCACGAGTAGCATACCGATGTTGTTGGTGCAGGCCTTTTGACCTACAAAGGCTAAATTGAAGTTGggatatttgaaaaagcattttATACTATTAATCGTAGCATTTTCTTATAAACTTCTAATTGTAGAAGGATTTCTAGATAGATAAATAAGTCAGTATATATTAGAAACGTTAGTATATAGTATATACTATGTATCAAAAGAAAACAATTTTATGGCCAACATTTTCCCCCAGAACGTTAGTTGTGTAGAATTCACTCCCTCATAGCTGTTCTTCTAATTCTATCGACATAAACAGCTTTACGTCTCTCGTCAATTGGTATTTGCCAATGCGCAAACATACATTATGATGATTTATGGCCTCAATATCTCTTGGCACTTTAGTGGGTGGACGTAACTTGGCTCATTGTTCAATATCCTACATTTCTAAGTGAGTTGCGTGATCTTGCTTCGAGCAAATttcgtaataaaaaaatttacctcACGAAACGAATTTCAGTAACAAACTGACTGAAAATCGATCTGATGATTATTTTGTAATATACAAACTATTTTATTGAGAAACACGGCATATACGAAAAGGCtctattttatcaaattaataataatcaaaCAATTGATCACTTAAGAAAACTTTCAGTGGTATAGTTCTTTGCATAATATTGATAGTAGGTCATGTTGCGGTAATAAGTTGTACGTGCTCTGTTCCATGAATTTGTCATCAACTCAAAATGTGAACATAGAAATCATTCTTGGAGATAAACACGTGAAGCGAGTGGGAAAACAAATATGGAAATAAACAACCACAATGGGGCTCAATATCGATAATCTATAATAGCGGTATTTCAAACATAAGATGTCCGATAGGCAGACTAAACAGAAAAGTACATAAAATAGTATTTCAATTCGTGATATAGAGTTCGTTAGATGCAATTGGACCCAAGTGGGACGAGGTCTTCATAAGATATATCCACTGACATCAAAAGTCGGCGCATGGACATTTTTGCTTAAATACATTAGCAAACATAAACATTCATGTCTATGCCAATTCAGCATTTTCTGTCACTTGATGTGTGAAAATTATGTGATAAAAGAAAAAACTAGTCTTatccatatttattgaaaaaacaaaaacagtttaGTGCATCGAGTATGTTAAATCGTCCACGGAACTAAATTCTTCAAATGTAAATACGTAGCCGACAAGGTACAAGGATGAGAGCAGTCCTAGTCTTATTTTAAACTCTTTGGTGGGTCATAATGAGTGTATTTATACAATATACATTGAACAAAATATCAAACATGTACTGCCAATCTAGTGCGAATACGCATGCGCCAAATGTAAACAAGGTCACATGATTTAATTACGTATGTCCCTTCCTTTCATCAATGGCCGATCTCGTGATGTGAAACAAACGGATTCCGTTTCATGTTTCGTAAAATATCGCTCACCCTAGCGGTTGATGTTATCGTCCAGTATGGTCCACAGATACGGAGTGAATAAAAACACTTTTCATCTGTGATTATAACACATTCTACCAccattcatttatatatataaataaaagccATTGTATAACAAAGGTATGGAAAGTCAAAATACTCAATCCCCCGTCGTGGTGTACGTTGTTTGGTGGGTACGAATGACTGAGCATTGTGTTGTTAAAGGGTGGTTCAACTCAAATAGAAGCTTCAAGGTTAGAATGAACGAATTTACAATATTTGACCTAGCATAGCAAACATAAGGGTAATGGTTTACCGAACAAACTTTAATTTAGAGAACAAATAGTACGGCAATCTAAAATCATGCGATAAACGACAAAGTTGCAAGGATTAAGCTATTTCATTTGACTAAATTGGTACTGTGGTCGTTTCCGTTTACAcgtttattaaataattttctcTAATTCCAGCGGAATATTTTGGTGAGACTTAGTTCATTTCCGAGTGCTGTTTTTGTTCATGTGATACTATAGCTTATCTCAGTTCTTGCAGCACCAAGTTGGAATGGAATCCTTCCATTTACGTCCGTACTCATACCAATCAATGTTTAGAAATGTCGAAGCACATGACACTGAATGTATTGAGTCCTTTTCCGTCCCAAACC containing:
- the LOC120347603 gene encoding uncharacterized protein LOC120347603, with the protein product MNEYFEIKRPSSDELIDLHVSIVPPEHWIQRLNYASQTVIAETFSVGFIRVHPDNTILSLRKDISEQIGDQLFPSNYVFLKHVGRCLALVREKQEDNLKAKNFISPGNILPELFILPSQPSTYNHLTLPSTQFPSLEQHSDFKREISSSISNRKEYRKETGDSNNENEKCPIIQPQPSKLNEKQQVDKIDRKKTKQQRISKGNQNKNSDILVHHNNAEYKSSKSRKNYGHDKVQGIPAATQSKVDFMNTRGKRLQKAELSMEPEVRKPRRIDSIISSQTSLENLGHKDNNRSEARITPTIPRVKKSSSRTNFAQKSRSRDLEPISILDSVFHKESMNDVQDNNNITETVSFHKQIDSLKGADSELKTNRRNSVEEAPITIPSFAESSTRMEKVSKLPPVKKEGKTTKKKNTESSSQQKMWQDLQKARENRLSSQKKIQNLSRKVSKPSDQQQNMKKRVETPIKKKKPNAIFQPDVNNPGVKCPACYYVFNTQTDRKRHLALIHNIRISKVALDDQNSKSWRAKVILKVSQERLSNAGIPSQITEKHKGYGQVGESMVKPINFYASDRRRRTRSRVGSTALPCWFFHMSPVEIIKDSNIIDDSSVFGSRSDMGKVTKS